The proteins below come from a single Aegilops tauschii subsp. strangulata cultivar AL8/78 chromosome 6, Aet v6.0, whole genome shotgun sequence genomic window:
- the LOC109750099 gene encoding putative ripening-related protein 5 yields MPSEGTYYNIFRLATPPLAAHLRGHVCRPHSQRLRQGKDGGFPSECDSTYHDDSEMVVALSIGWFSGMSRCGRSIKITVKGGSSSVYAKVVDECDSVHGCDAEHNYEE; encoded by the coding sequence ATGCCCAGTGAGGGTACTTATTATAACATATTTAGGCTAGCTACTCCTCCGCTCGCCGCCCATCTCCGCGGTCACGTGTGTCGTCCTCACAGTCAACGGCTTCGGCAAGGCAAGGATGGAGGCTTCCCGTCCGAGTGCGACAGCACGTACCACGACGACTCAGAGATGGTCGTCGCGCTCTCCATCGGCTGGTTCAGCGGCATGTCCCGCTGCGGCCGCAGCATCAAGATCACCGTGAAGGGTGGCAGCTCATCCGTGTACGCCAAGGTGGTGGACGAGTGCGACTCCGTCCATGGTTGCGACGCCGAGCACAACTACGAGGAGTGA